The following proteins are co-located in the Alcaligenes faecalis genome:
- the truB gene encoding tRNA pseudouridine(55) synthase TruB, with product MATRKRGQLIDGVLLLDKSDGMSSNHALQRARRTLDARKAGHTGTLDPFATGLLVCCFGRATKISATMLEADKAYEATLQFGQETDSGDLTGNVVSQAPADVAGVTLEALEAVLPAFRGPITQVPPMYSALKRDGKPLYEYARQGIELEREARHLVIHDLQVQDFTPQSARLFVRCSKGTYIRTLAQDIGRALGCFAHLTALRRTELGPFHIDDAYTLDGLQAMEDPMSALLAIESLPTEILPKKLQSEG from the coding sequence ATGGCTACGCGAAAACGCGGGCAGTTGATTGATGGTGTGCTGCTACTGGACAAGTCCGACGGAATGTCCAGCAACCACGCTTTGCAGCGTGCCCGCCGCACTCTGGATGCCCGCAAAGCAGGCCATACTGGAACCCTGGACCCGTTTGCAACGGGCCTGCTGGTTTGCTGTTTTGGCCGGGCTACCAAGATTTCCGCCACGATGCTGGAAGCAGACAAAGCCTATGAAGCTACCTTGCAGTTTGGGCAGGAAACCGATTCAGGTGACTTGACCGGCAATGTGGTGTCCCAGGCTCCGGCAGATGTTGCCGGTGTCACCCTCGAGGCGCTGGAAGCAGTATTGCCTGCTTTCCGAGGACCCATTACCCAGGTGCCGCCCATGTATTCCGCGCTCAAGCGCGATGGCAAGCCCCTGTATGAATATGCCCGTCAGGGTATAGAGCTGGAACGTGAGGCACGACATCTCGTGATTCACGATTTGCAGGTGCAAGACTTTACGCCGCAATCGGCACGTTTGTTTGTACGTTGCAGCAAGGGAACCTATATTCGGACCCTGGCGCAAGACATTGGACGTGCTCTGGGGTGTTTTGCCCATCTGACGGCCTTGCGCCGGACAGAATTAGGACCTTTTCATATCGACGACGCCTATACCCTGGACGGGTTGCAGGCGATGGAAGACCCGATGTCGGCCTTGCTGGCCATCGAGAGCTTGCCTACCGAGATTTTGCCCAAAAAACTTCAATCAGAAGGATGA
- the rbfA gene encoding 30S ribosome-binding factor RbfA, producing the protein MARHKSKPNPGRNLRLADQIQKDLAVLIQREIDMTRAGLITLTGVELSPDYAHAKVYYSVLGAEPEVAQAALTEKAGWLHSLLFKLLHIHTVPTLHFHHDRQLERGMELSRLIDSANQADSELAGSASKSDEPDQQP; encoded by the coding sequence ATGGCACGACACAAGTCCAAACCAAACCCAGGGCGCAATCTGCGCCTGGCCGACCAGATCCAGAAGGATCTGGCGGTCCTGATCCAGCGCGAGATCGATATGACCCGCGCTGGTCTGATTACCTTGACTGGCGTGGAGCTGTCTCCCGATTACGCACACGCCAAAGTGTATTACTCGGTGCTGGGCGCCGAGCCCGAAGTCGCCCAGGCGGCTTTGACCGAGAAGGCCGGTTGGTTGCACTCGCTGCTGTTCAAGCTGCTGCATATCCACACGGTTCCTACTTTGCATTTTCATCACGACCGACAGTTGGAACGCGGCATGGAGCTCTCCAGGCTCATCGACAGCGCCAACCAGGCCGATAGCGAATTAGCTGGCTCAGCGTCCAAGTCGGACGAGCCAGACCAACAGCCCTGA
- the infB gene encoding translation initiation factor IF-2 codes for MSSNTVAQFAQELKMPANVLLEQLRSAGIELKSVDDAITDSDKAKLLESLRRSHGSQEGQKITLTRRQTSEIRQDDGSGRSRTIQVETRKKRVFVKRDPSELVAEANAALAQENAKEQAAQAQAASQEKPAVEQAPAAPVNEPVAPVLAAPETPVQEQAPVESKPEPKPEPEPEVVAVPEPTPVAEPAPEPAAPAEPVVVAQEKPSQAEPQPQEQAPVASEPSEAAAEPVQERAESAPSPTAQEKPVESTKSVNDARQANSVNKNQHPQGTKAPTSTGKPRDMATNSQRRAVRGPVIPPVAADVEQDQDRDRARKAAEAEAAALRDMLNRPRKVLRAPEPEADSKPGAKGAQKKDVKGTKAEKAPGKPVKTDSTPGWTNDASRKKQPSKADVASAGAGGGREGWKSNAKAGRGKGGRGGRNAQVERREPQVAEFIAREVHVPETISVSDLAHRMAVKAAEVIKHLMKLGQMVTINQVLDQETAMILVEELGHKAIAAKLDDPEAFLVDTDAQNDAELKPRAPVVTVMGHVDHGKTSLLDYIRRAKIASGEAGGITQHIGAYNVKTDRGTATFLDTPGHEAFTAMRARGTKATDIVILVVAADDGVMPQTREAIHHARAADVPLVVAINKIDKPEANPERVKQELVAEEVVPEEYGGDVPFIPVSAKSGQGIDELLENVLLQAEMLELKAPVDAPAKGTVIEARLDKGRGPVATILVQSGTLNRGDSVLVGASFGRVRAMLNETGKSLTSAGPSIPVEIQGLTEVPAAGDELVVMADERKAREIALFRQGKFRDVKLSRQQAAKLESMFDNLGEGTQTLSLIIKTDVQGSQEALVQSLVKLSTDEVRVVVVHAAVGGISESDVNLAIASNAVVIGFNVRAEQSAKKLAEANGIDLRYYNIIYDAVDEVKAALSGMLAPEQREEVIGMVEIREVYNVSRIGNIAGCMVTEGVVRRDSQVRLLRNNVVHWSGYLDSLRRFKDDVKEVRSGFDCGITLRGNNDIQVGDQLEIFEIKEIARTL; via the coding sequence ATGTCGAGTAACACTGTCGCCCAGTTCGCTCAAGAACTGAAAATGCCTGCGAATGTTCTGCTGGAGCAGTTGCGTAGCGCAGGTATTGAGCTCAAATCAGTTGATGACGCCATCACTGATTCGGATAAGGCGAAGCTGCTTGAATCGTTGCGCCGCTCGCACGGCAGTCAGGAAGGTCAGAAGATCACCCTGACTCGTCGTCAAACATCGGAGATCCGTCAGGATGACGGGTCGGGTCGTTCCCGCACGATTCAGGTGGAAACACGCAAAAAACGTGTGTTTGTAAAGCGTGATCCCTCCGAGCTGGTGGCAGAAGCCAATGCGGCATTGGCCCAGGAAAATGCAAAGGAGCAAGCGGCTCAGGCCCAAGCGGCCAGTCAGGAAAAACCGGCTGTTGAACAGGCGCCCGCCGCGCCTGTCAACGAGCCCGTGGCTCCTGTGCTTGCTGCTCCTGAAACGCCGGTGCAGGAGCAAGCCCCTGTCGAGTCCAAGCCTGAACCCAAGCCAGAGCCTGAACCCGAAGTGGTCGCAGTCCCTGAGCCGACTCCTGTTGCAGAGCCCGCGCCTGAACCAGCCGCTCCTGCAGAGCCCGTTGTGGTCGCGCAGGAAAAACCAAGCCAAGCCGAGCCCCAGCCTCAGGAACAGGCCCCAGTTGCATCGGAACCGTCCGAAGCCGCCGCGGAGCCTGTTCAGGAAAGGGCCGAATCGGCTCCCTCTCCTACGGCCCAGGAAAAGCCTGTGGAATCTACTAAATCTGTAAACGACGCCCGTCAAGCTAACTCTGTGAATAAAAATCAGCACCCTCAAGGGACAAAAGCCCCCACTTCGACTGGAAAACCTCGGGATATGGCCACCAACAGCCAGCGCCGTGCCGTGCGTGGCCCGGTGATTCCTCCTGTTGCCGCCGATGTGGAGCAAGACCAGGATCGTGATCGTGCCCGTAAGGCCGCAGAGGCGGAAGCCGCTGCGTTGCGCGATATGTTGAACCGTCCTCGTAAAGTCTTGCGTGCTCCCGAGCCAGAGGCTGATAGCAAACCAGGTGCCAAGGGTGCCCAGAAGAAAGATGTCAAAGGCACCAAGGCTGAGAAGGCCCCGGGCAAACCCGTCAAGACCGACAGCACGCCTGGTTGGACCAATGACGCCAGCCGCAAGAAGCAGCCTTCCAAGGCTGATGTGGCCTCCGCCGGTGCGGGTGGTGGCCGTGAAGGCTGGAAATCCAACGCCAAGGCCGGTCGTGGCAAGGGTGGACGTGGTGGCCGCAATGCTCAGGTAGAGCGTCGTGAACCACAAGTGGCAGAATTCATTGCCCGCGAAGTACACGTACCCGAAACCATTTCCGTCAGCGATCTGGCCCACCGTATGGCCGTCAAGGCAGCCGAGGTGATCAAGCACCTGATGAAATTGGGTCAGATGGTTACCATCAACCAGGTCCTGGATCAGGAAACGGCCATGATTCTGGTCGAAGAGCTCGGTCACAAGGCCATTGCCGCCAAGCTGGACGATCCTGAAGCCTTCCTGGTGGATACCGATGCCCAGAACGATGCCGAACTCAAGCCTCGTGCTCCAGTGGTAACCGTGATGGGTCACGTTGACCACGGTAAAACCTCGCTGCTGGACTACATCCGTCGCGCCAAGATTGCGTCGGGCGAAGCCGGCGGTATTACGCAGCACATCGGTGCGTACAACGTTAAAACGGATCGCGGCACCGCCACCTTCCTGGATACCCCCGGTCACGAAGCCTTTACGGCCATGCGTGCTCGCGGTACCAAAGCAACGGATATCGTGATTCTGGTGGTGGCTGCGGATGACGGCGTGATGCCTCAGACGCGTGAAGCCATTCACCACGCTCGTGCCGCTGACGTGCCGCTGGTGGTGGCAATCAACAAGATCGACAAACCCGAAGCCAACCCAGAGCGCGTCAAGCAAGAGCTGGTGGCCGAGGAGGTGGTGCCCGAAGAATACGGTGGTGATGTGCCCTTTATTCCTGTGTCGGCCAAGAGCGGCCAGGGCATCGACGAGTTGCTGGAAAACGTCCTGCTGCAAGCCGAAATGCTGGAGTTGAAGGCGCCAGTTGATGCGCCTGCCAAGGGTACGGTTATTGAAGCCCGTCTGGACAAGGGGCGTGGTCCAGTGGCCACCATTCTGGTTCAGAGCGGTACTTTGAACCGGGGCGACAGCGTGCTGGTTGGTGCCTCTTTCGGCCGCGTTCGCGCCATGTTGAACGAAACGGGCAAGTCGCTGACCTCTGCAGGTCCGTCGATTCCGGTGGAAATTCAGGGTCTGACCGAAGTGCCCGCAGCAGGTGACGAATTGGTTGTGATGGCTGACGAGCGTAAAGCCCGCGAGATCGCTCTGTTCCGCCAAGGCAAGTTCCGTGATGTGAAACTGTCGCGCCAACAGGCCGCCAAGCTGGAGTCCATGTTCGACAACCTGGGCGAAGGTACGCAAACCCTGTCGCTGATCATCAAGACCGACGTGCAAGGTTCACAAGAAGCTCTGGTGCAGTCGCTGGTCAAGCTGTCTACCGACGAAGTGCGTGTGGTCGTTGTACACGCCGCTGTGGGTGGCATCTCCGAGAGCGACGTCAACCTGGCGATTGCCTCCAACGCGGTGGTTATTGGCTTTAACGTTCGTGCCGAGCAAAGCGCCAAGAAACTGGCTGAAGCCAACGGTATTGATTTGCGTTACTACAACATCATTTACGATGCGGTGGACGAGGTTAAAGCGGCTCTGTCTGGCATGTTGGCTCCCGAGCAGCGCGAAGAAGTCATCGGTATGGTCGAAATTCGGGAAGTCTACAACGTGTCACGCATTGGTAACATCGCCGGGTGTATGGTTACCGAAGGTGTGGTTCGCCGTGACTCGCAAGTCCGCTTGCTGCGTAACAACGTGGTGCACTGGAGTGGCTACCTGGATTCCCTGCGCCGCTTCAAGGACGATGTCAAGGAAGTGCGTTCCGGCTTCGATTGCGGTATCACACTGCGTGGCAACAACGACATCCAAGTGGGCGACCAGCTTGAGATCTTCGAGATCAAAGAGATCGCCCGGACACTGTAA
- the nusA gene encoding transcription termination factor NusA: MSREILLLVDALAREKSVARDVVFTALESALASAMKKRFKEDVDIRVEIDRETGAHEGFRRWLVVPDEAGLQEPDKQEMLSDAQEIDPELQVDDYIEEPLEPIEFGRIGAQAAKQAILQKIRDAEREQVLNDFLERGETIVSGTVKRMDKGDAIIEMGKIEARLPRSEMIPKENIRVGDRVRAWVQKVDYAARGQQVILSRTAPEFIKELFENEVPEIEQGLLEIKAAARDAGVRAKIAVIAYDKRIDPIGTCVGMRGSRVTAVRNELGGEQVDIVLWADDPAEFVIGALAPAHVESILVDEDKHAMDVVVDEENLPKAIGSRGQNVRLASELTGWQINIMTPEESRNRQDEEREELRAMFMSRLDVDEAVADILIDEGFTGLEEIAYVPLQELQDIEAFDEETVNELRARARNALLSEAIAKEELVQTAVKELAGIEGMTPELIAVLAENEITTLDELAELATDELSEMTGLAQDAASDLIMRARAHWFDDEA; encoded by the coding sequence ATGAGTCGCGAAATTCTATTGCTGGTCGATGCGCTGGCGCGTGAAAAATCTGTAGCGCGTGATGTCGTGTTCACCGCGCTCGAAAGCGCCTTGGCCTCGGCCATGAAAAAGCGCTTCAAGGAAGATGTCGATATCCGTGTGGAAATCGACAGGGAAACCGGCGCCCACGAAGGCTTCCGGCGCTGGCTGGTCGTGCCCGATGAGGCCGGCCTGCAAGAGCCTGATAAACAGGAAATGCTGTCGGACGCCCAGGAAATCGATCCCGAGCTGCAAGTGGACGATTACATCGAAGAGCCACTCGAGCCTATCGAGTTTGGCCGTATCGGTGCCCAGGCGGCCAAACAGGCCATTTTGCAAAAAATCCGCGACGCCGAGCGCGAACAGGTTCTGAACGACTTCCTGGAGCGTGGTGAAACCATTGTTTCCGGTACAGTCAAGCGCATGGATAAGGGCGATGCCATTATCGAAATGGGCAAGATCGAAGCACGCTTGCCTCGTTCGGAGATGATCCCCAAGGAAAATATCCGCGTGGGCGACCGTGTTCGTGCCTGGGTGCAGAAAGTGGATTATGCCGCTCGTGGTCAACAGGTCATCTTGTCGCGTACGGCCCCTGAGTTTATTAAAGAGCTGTTCGAGAACGAAGTGCCCGAGATCGAACAGGGCCTGCTGGAAATCAAGGCTGCTGCCCGTGATGCGGGTGTGCGTGCCAAGATCGCCGTTATCGCTTACGACAAGCGTATCGATCCCATCGGTACTTGTGTGGGCATGCGCGGTTCGCGCGTTACTGCAGTGCGTAACGAGCTGGGTGGCGAGCAGGTCGATATCGTGTTGTGGGCCGATGATCCGGCCGAATTTGTGATTGGTGCTTTGGCGCCGGCGCATGTCGAATCCATTTTGGTGGACGAGGACAAACACGCCATGGACGTGGTGGTAGACGAAGAAAACCTGCCCAAGGCGATTGGTTCGCGTGGTCAGAACGTGCGTCTGGCATCGGAGTTGACTGGCTGGCAGATCAACATCATGACACCGGAAGAAAGCCGCAACCGCCAGGACGAAGAGCGCGAAGAATTGCGCGCCATGTTCATGTCCCGCCTGGATGTGGACGAAGCCGTGGCCGATATTCTGATCGACGAAGGGTTTACCGGTCTGGAGGAAATTGCTTACGTACCGTTGCAGGAACTGCAGGATATCGAGGCTTTTGACGAGGAAACCGTCAACGAGCTGCGTGCCCGCGCCCGCAATGCACTGCTGAGCGAGGCCATTGCCAAGGAAGAATTGGTACAGACCGCAGTCAAGGAACTGGCAGGAATCGAGGGCATGACGCCTGAACTGATCGCTGTACTGGCTGAAAACGAGATTACAACGCTGGATGAACTGGCGGAACTGGCAACGGACGAGCTGTCCGAGATGACCGGCCTGGCGCAAGATGCGGCCAGCGACCTGATCATGCGAGCCCGTGCCCACTGGTTTGACGACGAGGCCTGA
- the rimP gene encoding ribosome maturation factor RimP — MADILALAQETLAGTEYELVDVERAPLGLLRIIIDHPEGVRIEHCEWVSKQLSRVFEVENVDYQRMEVTSPGVDRPLLRVADYVRFSGERVQVRLHEALDNRKVFVGTLHAPEGALPASVPLDTVFRLELDEASGKLTQVEFTYDQVDRAKLDPVLDFKGKKR; from the coding sequence ATGGCAGACATTCTAGCTTTGGCACAAGAGACCCTGGCGGGTACCGAGTACGAACTGGTGGACGTGGAGCGTGCGCCGCTAGGCTTGCTACGTATCATCATCGATCACCCGGAAGGGGTGCGTATCGAACACTGTGAATGGGTGTCTAAACAACTGTCGCGCGTTTTCGAAGTGGAAAACGTGGACTATCAACGCATGGAAGTGACGTCGCCCGGGGTGGATCGCCCCTTGTTGCGCGTTGCTGACTATGTGCGTTTTTCGGGTGAGCGGGTGCAGGTGCGCCTGCATGAAGCACTCGATAATCGGAAAGTGTTTGTGGGTACGCTCCACGCTCCTGAAGGGGCGCTACCGGCTAGTGTTCCGCTGGATACCGTTTTTAGGCTGGAACTGGACGAAGCATCGGGCAAGCTGACGCAGGTCGAATTCACCTATGACCAGGTGGATCGTGCCAAATTGGATCCCGTTCTTGATTTCAAGGGTAAGAAGCGATGA
- the rluB gene encoding 23S rRNA pseudouridine(2605) synthase RluB has protein sequence MTDSHETNTASTSDASGAAESKNPRAKGQGRKLRTPFRRRRGDAAQESAPRQNDEVQAAAPSEAKARPARPQNNRRKPASAGRRQEARGGAGKRPGSSQEARYSNPADDAPVVILDGDDDIAFSHLDKQNRLSQRLGKYMGSELVQPKLHKVLAEAGIGSRRDMEELIVAGRVSVNGEPAHIGQRVSVDDKVRINGQLINRANTKRPPRVILYHKPAGEIVTHDDPEGRATVFGRLPSLKVGKWLSVGRLDLNTEGLLIFTTSGDIANRMMHPRYGAEREYAVRVLGELSEEQMQSMRDGVQLEDGVAKFGLIEFLGGEGSNRWYRVTIHEGRNREVRRMFEAMGVTVSRLIRTRFGDVGLPKNLRRGRWEELDADVVMAFMLRLGLVKESDDAGGHQRRERQPLSHDSALPPGFGTLENNGLSGARMGRGGRVAGRGRSSNNVRVNESVSGALFISGGLANGHPDGGRREHGGQGRGAPRGGQGARGQQRGRSAEGRSSEGRSHEGRGREGRTQEGARVHNGRRPARGDQARGEGRSDQARGGHARGAQESRAPSARRAASGRAGAGQSPKAHVKKTTVVRRVSRRDDDWQPASSAAHESHLGRGRR, from the coding sequence ATGACTGATTCGCACGAGACGAACACAGCCTCTACATCGGACGCCTCAGGCGCGGCCGAATCCAAGAATCCCCGCGCGAAAGGCCAGGGGCGCAAATTGCGCACGCCGTTTCGCCGCCGTCGTGGTGATGCCGCTCAAGAGTCGGCTCCTCGCCAGAACGACGAGGTCCAGGCGGCCGCTCCAAGTGAAGCCAAGGCCCGTCCAGCTCGCCCACAGAATAATCGTCGCAAACCCGCCTCGGCCGGTCGTCGTCAAGAGGCACGCGGTGGCGCTGGCAAGCGCCCCGGTAGCAGCCAGGAAGCTCGCTACTCGAATCCGGCTGATGATGCACCCGTTGTGATCTTGGATGGTGATGATGACATCGCATTCAGCCACCTGGACAAGCAAAATCGCCTGTCACAGCGTTTGGGTAAATACATGGGCAGCGAACTGGTGCAGCCCAAATTGCACAAGGTGCTGGCAGAGGCCGGTATTGGTTCGCGCCGCGATATGGAAGAGTTGATTGTGGCGGGCCGTGTTTCGGTGAATGGTGAACCGGCTCATATTGGGCAACGTGTCAGTGTAGACGACAAGGTGCGTATCAATGGTCAGTTGATCAATCGTGCCAATACCAAACGTCCTCCACGCGTGATTCTGTATCACAAGCCTGCAGGCGAAATTGTCACGCACGACGATCCCGAAGGCCGTGCCACCGTGTTTGGTCGTCTGCCTTCCCTGAAAGTGGGCAAGTGGTTGTCGGTTGGTCGTCTGGATTTGAATACCGAAGGTTTGTTGATCTTCACCACATCAGGCGATATTGCCAACCGTATGATGCATCCGCGCTACGGTGCCGAGCGTGAGTACGCAGTACGTGTTTTGGGTGAACTGAGCGAAGAGCAAATGCAGTCCATGCGCGATGGCGTGCAGTTGGAAGACGGCGTGGCCAAGTTCGGCCTGATCGAATTCCTGGGTGGTGAGGGCAGTAACCGTTGGTATCGCGTCACCATTCATGAGGGCCGTAACCGCGAAGTGCGTCGTATGTTTGAAGCCATGGGTGTGACGGTCAGCCGTTTGATCCGTACCCGTTTTGGTGATGTTGGTCTGCCCAAGAATTTGCGCCGTGGTCGTTGGGAGGAGTTGGATGCGGATGTCGTGATGGCATTTATGCTGCGCCTGGGCTTGGTGAAAGAATCGGATGACGCTGGTGGTCATCAGCGTCGCGAACGTCAGCCCCTGTCTCATGACAGTGCCTTGCCTCCTGGTTTCGGTACGCTGGAGAACAACGGTCTGAGCGGTGCTCGTATGGGGCGTGGTGGTCGTGTGGCGGGTCGCGGTCGATCCTCGAATAATGTGCGTGTGAATGAGTCCGTCAGCGGCGCTTTGTTCATCAGCGGTGGTTTGGCCAATGGTCACCCTGATGGCGGCCGTCGTGAGCACGGTGGCCAAGGGCGAGGTGCTCCACGGGGTGGGCAGGGTGCTCGTGGTCAGCAGCGCGGTCGTTCGGCAGAAGGGCGTTCTTCGGAAGGCCGTTCGCATGAAGGCCGCGGCCGCGAGGGGCGGACGCAGGAAGGGGCGCGTGTACATAATGGCCGCCGCCCAGCGCGCGGAGACCAGGCGCGCGGCGAGGGGCGTAGTGATCAAGCCCGTGGTGGTCATGCTCGCGGTGCCCAGGAAAGTCGTGCGCCCTCGGCTCGTCGCGCAGCTTCCGGTCGTGCGGGTGCTGGGCAATCGCCCAAGGCGCATGTGAAGAAAACAACGGTGGTGCGTCGTGTCAGTCGTCGTGATGATGACTGGCAGCCAGCCAGTTCGGCGGCCCATGAATCCCACTTGGGGCGCGGGCGTCGGTAA
- the scpB gene encoding SMC-Scp complex subunit ScpB: MNSAELRKMFVSPPLSADDLRRYLAILQLDWKERGLELVQVASGWRFQSRPAMQVFLSRLSLERAPKYSRAVLETLAIIAWRQPVTRGDIEDIRGVSVSTQIVRTLEDRGWIEVLGYRDAPGRPALLGTTRQFLNDLGLRSLDELPSVETLDSLDVLTSLPNGQAAASADQGQDKEPGQELDQQPDQQQQGKDHQGQEQAAELGAQESASVVAQQTGPEAGQEIEQEAEQDAALEVSVEPLQAVAAQLELESEADSDSGSQDKLLEAVSEAELPQTEQAEVNTTPDPVDEAQAAAGLSDVQVPDEIKNSGVND; encoded by the coding sequence ATGAACAGCGCCGAGTTGCGCAAAATGTTTGTCTCCCCGCCGCTGAGCGCGGATGATCTGCGCCGTTATCTGGCTATCTTGCAATTGGATTGGAAAGAGCGAGGCCTGGAGTTGGTTCAGGTTGCCTCGGGTTGGCGCTTTCAAAGTCGCCCGGCCATGCAAGTGTTTTTGTCCCGTCTGAGTCTGGAACGCGCGCCCAAGTATTCGCGGGCTGTGCTGGAAACCTTGGCGATTATTGCTTGGCGGCAACCTGTAACCCGTGGGGATATTGAGGACATACGGGGTGTCAGCGTATCGACTCAAATTGTGCGCACCTTGGAAGATCGGGGCTGGATTGAGGTGCTGGGCTATCGTGATGCGCCCGGACGTCCGGCATTGCTGGGAACGACCCGTCAGTTTCTGAATGATCTGGGCCTGCGTTCTTTGGATGAATTGCCTTCGGTTGAAACTCTGGATTCCCTGGATGTATTGACATCCTTGCCAAACGGGCAAGCGGCAGCATCGGCTGATCAGGGGCAAGACAAAGAGCCGGGTCAAGAACTGGACCAGCAGCCGGATCAACAGCAGCAGGGTAAGGATCATCAGGGCCAGGAGCAGGCGGCAGAGCTGGGTGCGCAAGAGTCTGCATCTGTGGTGGCGCAGCAGACTGGTCCGGAAGCAGGGCAAGAAATAGAACAAGAAGCAGAACAAGACGCTGCTTTGGAAGTGAGCGTGGAGCCGCTACAGGCTGTTGCTGCTCAACTTGAACTGGAGTCCGAAGCGGATTCTGATTCAGGTAGTCAGGACAAGTTGCTTGAGGCAGTTTCAGAAGCGGAACTGCCACAAACGGAACAAGCTGAAGTGAATACGACACCGGACCCCGTGGATGAGGCCCAGGCTGCGGCTGGCCTATCGGATGTACAGGTACCGGATGAAATAAAAAACTCTGGAGTAAATGATTAA
- a CDS encoding GNAT family N-acetyltransferase, with the protein MASTEPIQFSLCTQLNDLDSASWDALSGHHLLLRHAFLRSLHETGCVTPQTGWSPNYLLMHRGQTLCGAVPLYLKHHSRGEYVFDQGWAQAYQRHGLDYYPKLLCAIPFTPVSGPRLLAHTQEDRVLLARQLIQLTQNNQLSSVHVLFPNPDDRQALEQAGFMIRHDVQFHWQNQDYASYEDFLASLTQQKRKKMRQDSRKIYEQGLSFKHKQGQEISEQNLDYFYQCYANTYQERGQRPYLNREFFARLHEQLPESLVLILAQQHGQTVACALSLRDGHTLYGRYWGCTRYVPGLHFETCYNQAIQFCIAQQLRFFEGGAQGEHKLSRGLLPTPTSSAHWIADPRFAHAIEAFLHEEAGHVARYQETLSSHTPFKTLAG; encoded by the coding sequence ATGGCCAGTACTGAACCGATCCAATTTTCACTTTGCACACAACTGAATGATCTCGACTCAGCAAGCTGGGATGCGCTATCGGGCCATCACCTCTTGCTTCGCCATGCTTTTTTAAGGTCCCTGCACGAAACCGGTTGCGTCACCCCGCAAACAGGCTGGTCACCGAATTACCTATTGATGCATCGTGGCCAGACGCTGTGTGGCGCCGTGCCCCTGTATCTGAAGCATCACTCCCGGGGAGAATATGTGTTTGACCAAGGCTGGGCCCAAGCCTATCAACGCCATGGTCTGGACTATTACCCCAAGCTCTTGTGCGCCATCCCCTTTACGCCCGTCAGCGGCCCGCGTCTTTTGGCTCACACCCAGGAAGATCGCGTCCTGCTGGCCCGGCAACTGATCCAACTGACACAGAACAATCAGTTATCCTCCGTGCATGTGCTGTTCCCCAATCCGGACGACAGGCAAGCTCTGGAGCAGGCTGGCTTCATGATTCGCCATGATGTGCAATTTCACTGGCAGAACCAGGACTACGCCAGCTACGAGGACTTTCTGGCTTCGCTGACTCAGCAAAAGCGCAAAAAAATGCGACAGGACAGCCGCAAGATTTACGAACAAGGCCTGTCCTTTAAACACAAGCAGGGTCAAGAGATTAGCGAACAAAATCTAGACTACTTTTACCAGTGCTACGCCAACACTTATCAGGAGCGCGGGCAACGTCCTTATCTGAATCGGGAATTCTTTGCGCGCCTGCATGAACAGTTACCCGAATCCCTCGTGTTGATTCTGGCCCAACAACATGGGCAAACAGTAGCCTGCGCCCTATCGCTACGGGATGGGCACACACTTTATGGACGTTACTGGGGCTGTACTCGCTACGTACCTGGCCTGCACTTCGAGACCTGCTACAACCAGGCGATCCAGTTCTGCATTGCACAGCAACTGCGTTTCTTTGAAGGTGGCGCTCAAGGGGAGCACAAGCTCTCGCGTGGCTTGTTGCCAACTCCCACCAGCTCGGCACATTGGATTGCAGATCCTCGCTTTGCCCACGCCATTGAAGCATTCCTGCATGAAGAAGCGGGCCATGTGGCCCGCTATCAGGAAACGCTCAGCAGCCATACCCCGTTTAAAACGCTGGCAGGCTAA
- the phaR gene encoding polyhydroxyalkanoate synthesis repressor PhaR yields MGSPRLIKKYPNRRLYDTQASAYITMVDVKQLVLSGEEFAVVDAKSGEDLTRSILLQIILEEESGGIPMFSTPVLMQIIRFYGNAMQGVMGSYLEKNIQAFMEIQERMTEQSKGVYGGQFGPEAWAQFMSLQAPVMQTVMNSYIDQSKNLFVQMQDQMQDQTRQMFSVFPFAPPGKDKKD; encoded by the coding sequence ATGGGATCCCCTCGACTCATCAAGAAATACCCCAATCGCCGCTTGTACGATACACAGGCCAGTGCTTACATCACGATGGTCGATGTCAAGCAACTGGTCCTGTCAGGCGAGGAGTTCGCGGTCGTCGATGCTAAAAGCGGCGAAGACCTGACGCGCAGTATTTTGCTGCAGATTATTCTTGAGGAAGAAAGCGGGGGGATCCCGATGTTTTCCACTCCGGTGCTGATGCAGATCATCCGCTTTTATGGCAATGCCATGCAGGGGGTGATGGGCTCGTATCTGGAAAAAAACATTCAGGCTTTCATGGAAATCCAGGAGCGCATGACCGAACAGTCCAAGGGCGTGTATGGCGGGCAGTTTGGCCCCGAGGCCTGGGCGCAATTCATGAGTCTACAGGCGCCTGTGATGCAAACCGTCATGAACAGCTATATCGATCAAAGCAAGAATCTGTTCGTGCAAATGCAGGATCAGATGCAGGACCAGACCCGGCAGATGTTCTCGGTCTTTCCCTTTGCGCCACCCGGCAAAGACAAGAAAGACTGA